One genomic region from Candidatus Defluviilinea gracilis encodes:
- a CDS encoding 4a-hydroxytetrahydrobiopterin dehydratase, which produces MRLAELKCVACRGGDPSLTEAEIAELLPQVPEWQLVERDDIPRLQRIFKFKNYAQSLDFTNKVAAIAEEQDHHPLIVLEWGRVMVQWWTHVVKGLHKNDFIMAAKTDNLFS; this is translated from the coding sequence ATGAGATTAGCAGAACTCAAATGCGTCGCCTGTCGCGGCGGCGACCCCAGCCTGACCGAAGCCGAGATCGCCGAACTTCTTCCTCAAGTCCCCGAATGGCAACTCGTGGAGCGGGATGATATCCCGCGCCTACAGCGCATTTTCAAATTCAAAAATTACGCCCAGTCATTGGACTTCACCAACAAAGTCGCTGCCATTGCCGAAGAGCAGGATCATCATCCGCTGATCGTGCTGGAGTGGGGACGAGTCATGGTTCAGTGGTGGACGCACGTTGTGAAAGGCTTGCACAAGAACGATTTCATCATGGCGGCGAAGACGGATAATTTGTTTTCGTAA